A region of Thermodesulfobacteriota bacterium DNA encodes the following proteins:
- a CDS encoding HD domain-containing phosphohydrolase codes for MPFLRAPVAVSTLDLVESLSTAMDLVSPALSNHHRRVGFVALQLATAMGLPRPVCRDTLIAGMLHDCGALAMRDRTVTLIFELDGVDAPGLQHHAAAGHQLLSRFPPFAKAAHLVRCHHLPWAHGAGARWQGQEVPVSAHILHLADRVDTLVGESANPLFLREGIVARIVRSTPALFHPEVTAAFLGLTHKEAFWLDMAAISRGASIAGAARYAQGHLATTTLLEIATLFGQIIDFRSRFTATHSSGVAACAGLLARLAGMPEAQCQRMAIAGHLHDLGKLAVPLEILEKPARLTPVELNVIKAHAYYTNWVLDKFRDLDEIRLWAALHHERLDGQGYPFRLPGEEISLGARVMAVADVVTAITEDRPYRPGMQPPDAIRILGRMAHEGALDPDLVHLLLDHLDHVSQTRCEAQENSRREYAAFGAAR; via the coding sequence ATGCCCTTTCTCCGCGCCCCGGTAGCCGTCTCCACCCTGGACCTGGTGGAGAGCCTGTCCACGGCCATGGACCTGGTGAGCCCGGCCCTGAGCAACCACCACCGGCGGGTGGGGTTCGTCGCCCTGCAGCTGGCCACGGCCATGGGGCTGCCCCGTCCGGTCTGCCGGGACACCCTCATCGCCGGCATGCTCCACGACTGCGGCGCCCTGGCCATGCGGGACCGCACCGTCACCCTGATCTTCGAGCTGGACGGGGTGGATGCCCCCGGGCTCCAGCACCACGCCGCGGCCGGCCACCAGCTGCTCTCCCGCTTCCCACCTTTTGCCAAGGCCGCCCACCTGGTCCGCTGCCACCACCTGCCCTGGGCCCATGGCGCCGGCGCGAGGTGGCAGGGCCAGGAGGTGCCGGTCAGCGCCCACATCCTCCACCTGGCCGACCGGGTGGACACGCTGGTTGGCGAGTCGGCCAATCCCCTCTTCCTCCGGGAGGGGATTGTGGCCCGGATCGTCCGGAGCACCCCGGCCCTCTTCCATCCCGAGGTGACCGCAGCCTTCCTGGGCCTGACCCACAAGGAGGCCTTCTGGCTGGACATGGCCGCCATCTCCCGAGGCGCCAGCATCGCCGGTGCGGCCCGGTATGCCCAGGGCCACCTGGCGACCACCACCCTCTTGGAGATCGCCACCCTGTTCGGCCAGATCATCGACTTCCGGAGCCGCTTCACCGCCACCCACTCCAGCGGGGTAGCGGCCTGTGCCGGCCTGCTGGCCCGGCTGGCCGGCATGCCCGAGGCCCAATGCCAGCGGATGGCCATCGCCGGCCATCTCCACGATCTGGGCAAGCTGGCGGTGCCCCTGGAGATCCTGGAGAAGCCCGCCCGCCTGACCCCGGTGGAGCTGAACGTCATCAAGGCCCACGCCTACTACACCAACTGGGTATTGGACAAATTCCGGGATCTCGACGAGATCCGGCTCTGGGCCGCCCTGCACCACGAGCGTCTGGATGGCCAGGGCTACCCCTTCCGCCTCCCCGGGGAGGAAATCTCCCTGGGCGCCCGGGTGATGGCCGTGGCCGATGTGGTCACCGCCATCACCGAGGATCGTCCCTATCGTCCCGGGATGCAGCCGCCGGACGCGATCCGGATCCTCGGCCGCATGGCGCACGAAGGGGCACTGGATCCCG